The following coding sequences are from one Arachis hypogaea cultivar Tifrunner chromosome 7, arahy.Tifrunner.gnm2.J5K5, whole genome shotgun sequence window:
- the LOC112702450 gene encoding uncharacterized protein, translating into MGLWTLLEGFLLLANALAILNEDRFLAPRGWGLSDFSSGRTKSFKGQLIGLIYATQYLRVPLILLNSICIILKFVSG; encoded by the coding sequence ATGGGTTTGTGGACATTACTTGAGGGGTTCCTGCTTCTTGCAAATGCACTAGCGATACTAAATGAGGACCGATTTCTGGCACCTAGAGGATGGGGCTTATCTGATTTTTCAAGTGGCAGGACAAAATCTTTCAAAGGCCAGCTCATAGGTCTTATTTACGCAACTCAGTACCTAAGAGTTCCTCTCATACTTCTCAACTCCATCTGCATCATTTTGAAATTTGTTTCTGGATAA
- the LOC112702449 gene encoding proline transporter 1, which translates to MVPLGWIGGVLGLILATAISLYANALLAKLHEFGGTRHIRYRDLAGFIYGRKAYSLTWALQYINLFMINAGYIILAGSALKAVYALFWDDGQMKLPYCIAIAGLVCAMFAICIPHLSALGVWLGFSTLFSLVYIVIALVLSLKDGIKSPPRDYSIPGSSTSKIFTTIGASANLVFAYNTGMLPEIQATIRQPVVKNMMKALYFQFTVGVLPLYLVTFAGYWAYGSSTETYLLNNVNGPVWVKAMANITAFLQSIIALHIFASPMYEYLDTKRGIKGSALAFKNLSFRVMVRGGYLAINTFMSALLPFLGDFMSITGAISTFPLTFILANHMYLVANKNKLTSIQKLWHWLNICLFGFMSIAATVAALRLIAVDSKTYHFFADL; encoded by the exons ATGGTTCCTCTTGGTTGGATAGGTGGTGTGCTGGGTTTGATTCTTGCAACTGCAATTTCCCTATACGCCAATGCTCTTCTTGCTAAGCTTCATGAATTTGGTGGAACAAGGCATATTAGATACAGAGATTTAGCTGGCTTTATCTATG GTAGAAAAGCATATTCTCTCACATGGGCCCTGCAGTATATCAACCTTTTCATGATAAATGCTGGCTATATCATCTTGGCTGGTTCTGCCTTAAAG GCTGTGTATGCTCTATTTTGGGATGATGGTCAGATGAAGCTTCCATATTGTATTGCCATAGCTGGATTAGTGTGTGCAATGTTTGCCATTTGTATTCCACATCTTTCAGCACTTGGAGTTTGGCTGGGGTTTTCAACACTCTTCAGCTTAGTATATATTGTCATTGCACTTGTCCTGTCCCTTAAAGATG GAATAAAATCACCACCTCGAGATTACAGTATTCCAGGGTCATCAACAAGTAAAATATTTACTACGATTGGAGCATCAGCTAATCTTGTTTTTGCATATAATACAGGCATGCTTCCTGAAATCCAG GCAACAATCAGGCAGCCAGTTGTGAAGAACATGATGAAAGCTCTATACTTTCAATTCACTGTTGGAGTCCTCCCATTGTATCTGGTTACTTTTGCAGGGTACTGGGCTTATGGATCTTCAACAGAAACCTATTTGCTGAATAATGTTAATGGTCCAGTCTGGGTGAAAGCCATGGCCAATATCACTGCCTTTCTTCAATCAATTATAGCGTTGCAC ATATTTGCAAGTCCAATGTATGAGTATTTGGATACAAAGCGTGGGATCAAAGGAAGTGCATTGGCTTTTAAGAACTTGTCATTTAGAGTGATGGTAAGAGGTGGCTACTTGGCTATTAACACATTTATGTCAGCACTATTGCCATTCCTTGGAGATTTCATGAGTATCACAGGGGCTATCAGCACATTTCCCCTTACATTTATCCTTGCAAACCATATGTACTTAGTGGCAAATAAGAACAAATTAACATCCATACAAAAGCTATGGCATTGGCTCAACATTTGTTTATTTGGATTCATGTCTATTGCAGCAACAGTTGCAGCCCTACGGCTTATTGCTGTTGACTCCAAAACGTACCATTTTTTTGCtgatttataa